A single genomic interval of Spinacia oleracea cultivar Varoflay chromosome 6, BTI_SOV_V1, whole genome shotgun sequence harbors:
- the LOC110802083 gene encoding transcription factor bHLH93: MEMNEDGFLEELLALRREAWDTNPSSSTVDHQINGFFSSTTWPFNGLDSTSLPNTSTTSYDSFTSSIDQQPPPPPPPSTAVSNTLDCSSFFANPPPGPFDPTFPGPETDYSLSSALMEDDNINNNNNNSVSCKAEHCMSSGELEFEIPSPSPPLAAAGFNIGLCMEKRICSGNGKSKAKKVEGQPSKNLMAERRRRKRLNDRLSMLRSVVPKISKMDRTSILGDTIDYMKELLERINNLQEEIDVGSNNNNNQFNVMSIFKDVKPNEVLVRNSPKFDVERRNLDTRVEICCAGKPGLLLSTVTTLEALGLQVQQCVISCFNDFSLQASCCEEMQQKLLINSEEIKQALFRNAGYGGRCL; the protein is encoded by the exons ATGGAGATGAATGAAGATGGCTTCTTAGAAGAGTTGTTAGCTCTAAGAAGAGAAGCATGGGATACTAATCCATCATCATCCACCGTAGATCATCAAATCAACGGCTTCTTCTCATCTACCACTTGGCCATTCAACGGCCTTGATTCAACCTCTTTACCCAACACCTCCACCACATCCTATGACTCCTTCACCTCTTCCATTGAtcaacaaccaccaccaccaccaccaccatcaaccGCCGTCTCCAACACCTTAGACTGCTCCTCCTTCTTTGCTAACCCTCCTCCGGGCCCCTTTGACCCGACTTTCCCGGGACCGGAGACCGATTACTCGTTGTCGTCGGCCTTGATGGAGGACGACAATattaataacaacaacaataacagtgTCTCATGCAAAGCTGAGCATTGTATGTCCTCCGGTGAGCTAGAGTTTGAGATTCCGTCGCCATCGCCACCGTTGGCGGCGGCGGGTTTCAATATTGGGTTATGCATGGAGAAGAGGATTTGTAGTGGTAATGGTAAGAGTAAAGCTAAGAAGGTTGAAGGACAACCTTCAAAGAATCTAATGGCTGAAAGAAGGAGAAgaaagagattaaatgaccGGCTCTCCATGCTTAGATCCGTTGTTCCCAAGATTAGTAAG ATGGATCGAACATCAATACTTGGTGACACAATTGATTATATGAAGGAGCTTTTAGAGAGGATTAACAATTTGCAAGAAGAAATAGATGTGGgttctaataataataataatcaattCAATGTTATGAGCATTTTCAAAGATGTCAAGCCAAACGAAGTCCTTGTTAGAAACTCACCAAAG TTCGATGTGGAGAGAAGAAACTTGGATACGAGGGTTGAGATATGTTGTGCGGGGAAACCCGGACTCTTACTATCAACTGTCACGACACTAGAAGCATTGGGTCTTCAAGTACAACAATGTGTTATAAGTTGTTTTAATGATTTCTCACTTCAAGCTTCGTGTTGTGAG GAAATGCAACAAAAGTTGCTGATAAATTCTGAAGAAATAAAGCAAGCATTGTTCAGAAATGCAGGGTACGGAGGAAGGTGCTTGTAG